The DNA window GTTTTCAGAGTCTTATCAGTTTAATGTCCTTTGGTGTCCCTATGCTGGTTATCAATTTGCTCAGGATAGCCTTCGGAGAAATAATAAGTCAGCTAGTACTTCTGGCTATTGGTCTTGCTCTGACATTTACTTCAAATTATTGGATCATGAATATCTATAAACGCTTCATGAAAAGAAGATATAAAAATATGGAAGGATTCAGAGATACCAAATAAAAGTGTTTCATTTTTCACCTTATCATTTAAATTCAAATAAAACCATGGCAACAATAAAAATCAATAATTTACAAAAAGACTTCGGCGAAAAAAGAGCTGTAGATATAGATAATTACGTAATAAACAACGGAGACATATTGGGTTTGGTAGGAAACAACGGAGCTGGTAAGACTACATTTTTCCGCCTAATCCTGGATTTGTTGCAAGCCAGTAATGGGGCTGCCTTTATCAATGACATTGATTCCAGTAAAAGTGAAGAGTGGAAAAACATAACAGGTGCATTTATTGACGAAGGTTTCCTCATTGATTACCTCACTCCGGAAGAGTATTTCTACTTTATCGGGAAAATGTATGGACTAAAGAAAGAAGAAGTTGATAGCCGTTTAACAACATTCGAACGTTTTATGAATGGAGAAGTTATAGGACAAAAGAAATTTATCCGCAATTTCTCTGCCGGAAACAAACAGAAGATTGGTATTATCTCGGCCATGATTCACAATCCGGAGCTTCTTATACTCGATGAACCATTCAACTTCCTTGATCCAAGTTCACAGTCCATTATAAAACACATTCTTAAAGATTATAGCCAACAGACCGGTGCTACAATTCTGATTTCCAGTCATAACCTGAACCATACTACAGATATCTGCCCACGCATTGCTTTGCTAGAAGATGGTAAGATTATCAGAGACATAGACAACGTAGATAATTCCGCTGAAAAAGAGTTGGAAGCTTACTTCAACGTTGAATAGATTTTCAACAATATATTAATACTATACAAAATCTTTTATGAAAAAACTATTTATTATTTCGTGCATCTTGCTATTTTCAATATCTGCCGGCGCACAATCTCTTTTGTGGAAAGTATCGGGCAATGGATTAAAGACTCCATCCTATATATTCGGGACTCACCATCTGGCTCCGTTGTCTATCCTCGATAAAGTTAGTGGCTTTAAAGAAGCTTTTGATGCAAGCAAACAAGTGGTAGGTGAACTGAATATGAAAGATGCACAATCTCCCGAAGGAATGAAAAAAATGCAGGATAAAATGTTCATTACTAATGATACTACTGCACAAATTCTTTTCAGTGATACTGAACAGGCTACTATTAATTCGTTTTTAAAAGCAAACATGGGATTTGATCTTAATCAGGTGCCCAAAATAAGACCTGCATTTATTAGTATGATGGTAGCAATGACTATTGCAGCCAAAGCCCTTTCTTTCAATCCTAAAGAACAGCTCGACGGATATTTTCAAACTAAGGGAGAAGAAAGCGGAAAAAAGATTGCAGCACTTGAAACTTTAGAATTTCAAAGAGACCTTCTGTATGACTCACAGTCTCTTCAACGCCAGGCACGTTTACTTGTATGTTCATTAAACGATACAGCCAAAATTGTAAGAGATACCAAAGAACTAACAGAAGCTTATAACAATTTCAATATAGACAAGATGAAAAAGCTGTCTGAGGAAAAACAAGGAAACAGTTGTGACCCTATACCAGGGGAAATGGAATCAATGATAGATAACAGAAATAAAGACTGGGCAGCGAAACTACCTGCTATTATGAAAGAAACTCCTTCTTTTATCGCTGTTGGTGCCTTACATCTTCCGGGAGAAAACGGTTTGATTACTTTACTCAGAAAGCAAGGATTCAAGGTTGAGCCTGTGAAATAACACTCCAAACAAGAAAATTAAGCTTGCGGAAAAATGACCTCTGTTTTTTGTTATTATAGGGGGTGAAACTAATTTTTCCGCAGCTTATAATCAGGAAGTTAACTCAAAAAGTAAAACGTATTGTCAGAAAACAACCTTATAAGTTGTCTCTCAAAAAGAGAAAGTCGAGTTAAAAAGTGTTTCATCCTTCATTAAGAACACTTTATCCAGATAAACTAGAAATTTAAAGAAGAGTTGATGGCAATTAAACCCCAATAAATTAAATTCTAACAGGTTATCTTGCGCAGTCTATCGGCTTACATTTTTATTTATTCACGAAAGATTTTCAGAGCAAACATTCTATCCTATACCTTCGCCGAAATCTCAATATAATTACCTTCAGGATCTAAAACTCCGGCTTCATAATAACCATCTCCTGTTTTACGAGGCTCGCTGGCAATATTATAACCATCCATCCGAAGTCGCTCCGTTAAACTATCGACCATCTCCTCATTGCCAACTTCAATATCAAAGTGAGCAATACCTTTCATAAATCCACGTTTTACTGGTTCACCCACAATGTCCGGACGATTCATTAATTCAATGCGGCAATCTCCGCCACCAAACGAAAGGAAATACGAAGTGTAGTTCTTTGACGGATTATGATATTTACTATTACTTACACAGTCAAAATAAGTTGTATAAAATGTGCACATTGCTTCAATATCATCACACCAAATTGCAAAATGGTCAACTCGCATAATGCTATTCTATTTTTTTACGATCATTCATTATACCATCCATATTTTCTATCGCCCACGCTATAAGCATATTAATGTGAGGCAACAGAGACCTGCCCCTGTCTGTAAGCGTGTACTCAACTTTTGGGGGAACTTCTGCATAAACCTTTCTGCTTATAAAGCCATCCTCTTCCAATGTTCGAAGTGTAGCTGTCAGCATCTTCTGTGAAATTTCGGGAATGCAACGTTGTAATTCTTTAAAACGAACAACTTCCTTCTCCTGC is part of the uncultured Bacteroides sp. genome and encodes:
- a CDS encoding ABC transporter ATP-binding protein, which produces MATIKINNLQKDFGEKRAVDIDNYVINNGDILGLVGNNGAGKTTFFRLILDLLQASNGAAFINDIDSSKSEEWKNITGAFIDEGFLIDYLTPEEYFYFIGKMYGLKKEEVDSRLTTFERFMNGEVIGQKKFIRNFSAGNKQKIGIISAMIHNPELLILDEPFNFLDPSSQSIIKHILKDYSQQTGATILISSHNLNHTTDICPRIALLEDGKIIRDIDNVDNSAEKELEAYFNVE
- a CDS encoding TraB/GumN family protein; amino-acid sequence: MKKLFIISCILLFSISAGAQSLLWKVSGNGLKTPSYIFGTHHLAPLSILDKVSGFKEAFDASKQVVGELNMKDAQSPEGMKKMQDKMFITNDTTAQILFSDTEQATINSFLKANMGFDLNQVPKIRPAFISMMVAMTIAAKALSFNPKEQLDGYFQTKGEESGKKIAALETLEFQRDLLYDSQSLQRQARLLVCSLNDTAKIVRDTKELTEAYNNFNIDKMKKLSEEKQGNSCDPIPGEMESMIDNRNKDWAAKLPAIMKETPSFIAVGALHLPGENGLITLLRKQGFKVEPVK
- a CDS encoding VOC family protein, whose product is MRVDHFAIWCDDIEAMCTFYTTYFDCVSNSKYHNPSKNYTSYFLSFGGGDCRIELMNRPDIVGEPVKRGFMKGIAHFDIEVGNEEMVDSLTERLRMDGYNIASEPRKTGDGYYEAGVLDPEGNYIEISAKV
- a CDS encoding helix-turn-helix domain-containing protein; translated protein: MSKVKLSDSLYPMCPIRNILSRISDKWSMLVLYMLQEKEVVRFKELQRCIPEISQKMLTATLRTLEEDGFISRKVYAEVPPKVEYTLTDRGRSLLPHINMLIAWAIENMDGIMNDRKKIE